A section of the Pseudorasbora parva isolate DD20220531a chromosome 2, ASM2467924v1, whole genome shotgun sequence genome encodes:
- the LOC137055034 gene encoding G-protein coupled receptor 183 has protein sequence MEGRLRHDSRTSYVLKSNLPPSNVTTDSVNATHVFSVFEGCEQMVSGIIFDLTIQSFNVIIGIPANILVIASLINTRNEPSTSDIFLGCLAFMDAYFGFMTIIAFLNLYHWKSAMGWMALKFSFGVKDTSGPLFLSCVCLDRFIAVLFPITFGQLKDIKYRIGLSIVVLLLTFAYASAKTVGGLPNFEKVFTGEVLFAFTWMVVCNMAILWALKRSRGSGKDEMHPMKRKAFKMVLSILIIIMSNYLPPVALFPFEDHYPRKIFTCYVQPVGYAFLNISSTIQPLTYLSRLEKVPFLPESCVKKLSCKKQDKPKE, from the coding sequence ATGGAGGGTCGACTACGTCACGACTCAAGAACAAGTTATGTTCTTAAAAGCAACCTGCCCCCTTCTAACGTGACTACCGATTCAGTCAATGCGACGCACGTCTTCAGTGTGTTTGAAGGGTGCGAACAAATGGTGAGTGGTATCATTTTTGATCTAACTATACAATCCTTCAACGTAATCATAGGAATACCTGCCAACATCCTGGTCATAGCAAGCCTAATAAACACCCGGAATGAGCCTTCAACTTCTGACATCTTCCTGGGCTGCCTGGCTTTCATGGACGCCTACTTCGGATTCATGACTATAATAGCTTTCCTTAATCTCTACCACTGGAAGAGTGCTATGGGCTGGATGGCTCTGAAGTTCTCCTTTGGTGTCAAGGACACCAGCGGCCCGCTCTTCCTCTCGTGTGTCTGTCTGGATCGATTTATAGCCGTTCTCTTCCCCATCACATTCGGACAGTTAAAGGACATCAAATACAGGATCGGCCTGTCCATTGTGGTTCTTCTGCTCACGTTTGCTTATGCTTCAGCCAAAACCGTTGGTGGCCTGCCCAACTTTGAAAAGGTTTTCACTGGTGAGGTCTTGTTTGCTTTCACCTGGATGGTGGTGTGTAACATGGCCATCCTCTGGGCCCTGAAACGCTCACGAGGCTCTGGTAAAGATGAGATGCATCCTATGAAAAGAAAGGCGTTTAAGATGGTGCTGTCTATCTTGATCATCATCATGAGCAACTATCTTCCTCCGGTTGCTCTGTTCCCCTTTGAAGACCATTACCCACGTAAGATCTTCACTTGCTATGTGCAACCGGTGGGCTATGCCTTTTTAAACATCAGCAGCACTATCCAGCCCTTAACTTATTTGTCCCGCCTGGAGAAAGTACCATTCTTGCCTGAATCTTGTGTGAAGAAGTTAAGCTGCAAGAAACAAGACAAGCCAAAGGAATGA
- the LOC137045912 gene encoding nuclear factor 7, brain, giving the protein MSASLPEEDLSCPVCCEIFQDPVLLPCSHSFCRSCLKHFWESAVFRSCPICRRKASKKSPLSNRALKNLCEAFLLGRSQDSVSGSNALCWRHGEKLKLFCLVDQEPICVVCQASKMHKGHDCSPTEEAAPDCKDKLCAAMKILQHKLDVFNKARQSSVFTLEHIKNQTQRVERQMKEEFLKLHQFLYEEEERRLSALKEEEERRVAAVKNRDEDNARRILSLTDMIRTMDQTINAEELTLLQNFKATVDGTWTTLQDPECVSKSLLDEAKYLGNLKYKVWESMQTVAPYSPIILDPNTAHPCLTLSDDLTSLHYSTPNQGLPSNPERFHISAEVLGCTAFNSASHSWEVEVGDNEDWILGLASERVKRDKEVPARPENGFWTICLRDGQYKAMASPPTALKVEDKLQRVLVQLNWDRGEVIFSKPSCQEILFTFKHVFTEKLMPYFYTQSKHPLRILSKPVLVST; this is encoded by the exons ATGTCTGCAAGCCTTCCCGAAGAGGACCTCTCCTGTCCCGTGTGCTGTGAGATCTTCCAGGATCCGGTGCTTTTGCCATGTAGCCACAGTTTCTGCAGGAGCTGTCTGAAGCACTTCTGGGAGAGCGCAGTCTTTCGCAGCTGCCCCATCTGCAGGAGAAAAGCCTCCAAGAAAAGCCCTCTTTCAAACCGGGCCCTCAAAAACCTGTGTGAAGCTTTTCTGCTGGGAAGAAGCCAGGACAGTGTGTCTGGATCAAACGCCCTGTGCTGGAGACATGGGGAAAAGCTCAAACTCTTCTGTCTGGTGGATCAGGAGCCCATCTGCGTGGTGTGCCAAGCCTCAAAAATGCACAAAGGTCACGACTGCTCTCCCACGGAAGAGGCGGCTCCGGACTGCAAG GATAAATTGTGTGCTGCTATGAAGATACTGCAGCATAAGCTGGACGTATTTAATAAAGCAAGGCAGTCTTCAGTCTTTACTCTGGAGCACATTAAG AATCAGACTCAGCGGGTTGAAAGACAGATGAAGGAGGAGTTTCTCAAGCTTCATCAGTTTCTGTATGAGGAGGAAGAGCGCAGGTTATCAGCACtaaaggaggaggaagagcGGAGGGTCGCAGCCGTGAAGAACAGAGATGAAGATAATGCACGGAGGATATTATCTCTTACAGACATGATCAGGACAATGGATCAAACCATAAATGCGGAAGAGTTAACATTGCTGCAG AACTTCAAAGCAACTGTAGATGG aacatGGACCACATTGCAGGATCCAGAATGCGTGTCTAAATCATTGTTGGACGAAGCTAAGTATCTTGGGAATCTAAAGTACAAGGTCTGGGAGAGCATGCAGACTGTTGCACCTTACA GCCCAATAATTCTGGACCCAAACACAGCCCACCCTTGCTTGACGTTGTCTGATGACCTCACCAGTCTCCACTATAGCACCCCAAACCAAGGGCTCCCCAGTAACCCTGAGCGTTTCCATATCAGCGCAGAGGTGCTGGGCTGCACTGCCTTTAACTCGGCAAGCCACAGTTGGGAGGTTGAAGTTGGTGACAATGAGGACTGGATCCTGGGCTTGGCCAGCGAGCGAGTGAAGAGAGATAAGGAAGTACCTGCGAGACCAGAGAATGGCTTCTGGACCATTTGCCTCCGTGATGGGCAATACAAGGCTATGGCATCACCCCCAACAGCTCTAAAAGTGGAGGACAAACTGCAGAGGGTCTTGGTTCAGCTGAACTGGGACAGAGGGGAGGTGATTTTTTCAAAGCCATCATGTCAGGAAATTCTATTCACTTTCAAACATGTCTTCACAGAAAAGCTGATGCCATACTTCTACACGCAAAGCAAGCATCCTTTGCGAATTCTATCCAAGCCTGTGTTGGTGTCTACATGA
- the tubb4bl gene encoding tubulin beta-4B chain isoform X2, with the protein MSFHWFWEVISDEHGIDPTGTYHGDSDLQLDRISVYYNEASGGKYVPRAILVDLEPGTMDSVRSGPFGQIFRPDNFVFGQSGAGNNWAKGHYTEGAELVDSVLDVVRKEAESCDCLQGFQLTHSLGGGTGSGMGTLLISKIREEYPDRIMNTFSVVPSPKVSDTVVEPYNATLSVHQLVENTDETYCIDNEALYDICFRTLKLTTPTYGDLNHLVSATMSGVTTCLRFPGQLNADLRKLAVNMVPFPRLHFFMPGFAPLTSRGSQQYRSLSVPELTQQMFDAKNMMAACDPRHGRYLTVAAVFRGRMSMKEVDEQMLNVQNKNSSYFVEWIPNNVKTAVCDIPPRGLKMAATFIGNSTAIQELFKRISEQFTAMFRRKAFLHWYTGEGMDEMEFTEAESNMNDLVSEYQQYQDATAEEGEFEEEGEEEVA; encoded by the exons ATGAGCTTTCATTGG ttctGGGAGGTTATCAGCGATGAGCACGGCATTGATCCAACAGGAACATATCATGGAGACAGTGACCTGCAGCTAGACAGGATCAGTGTTTACTACAATGAGGCCTcgg GAGGGAAGTACGTTCCCCGTGCCATCTTGGTGGACCTGGAGCCTGGCACGATGGATTCAGTTCGTTCTGGACCCTTTGGACAGATCTTCAGACCTGACAACTTTGTGTTTG GTCAGAGTGGTGCTGGAAACAACTGGGCCAAAGGTCACTACACAGAAGGAGCGGAGCTGGTGGACTCAGTACTTGATGTTGTCCGTAAGGAAGCAGAAAGCTGTGACTGCCTGCAAGGTTTTcagctcacacactctctcggcGGAGGCACCGGTTCCGGCATGGGAACCCTTCTCATCAGCAAGATCCGTGAGGAGTATCCCGACCGCATCATGAACACATTCAGCGTGGTGCCCTCGCCTAAGGTGTCCGACACCGTGGTGGAGCCTTATAATGCCACGCTGTCGGTCCACCAGCTCGTGGAGAACACAGACGAGACCTACTGCATCGACAACGAGGCTCTTTATGACATCTGCTTCCGCACGCTCAAGCTCACCACACCAACCTACGGTGACCTCAACCATCTCGTCTCCGCCACCATGAGCGGCGTGACAACCTGCCTCCGCTTCCCTGGCCAGCTCAACGCCGACCTTCGCAAACTGGCCGTCAACATGGTGCCCTTCCCACGTCTCCACTTTTTCATGCCCGGCTTCGCTCCCCTCACCAGTCGAGGCAGTCAGCAATACCGGTCGCTCTCAGTTCCTGAGCTCACGCAGCAGATGTTCGATGCCAAGAACATGATGGCCGCCTGCGACCCGCGTCACGGCCGCTACCTGACCGTGGCCGCCGTCTTCCGCGGGCGCATGTCCATGAAGGAGGTGGACGAGCAGATGCTGAACGTCCAAAACAAGAACAGCAGCTACTTCGTCGAGTGGATTCCCAACAACGTCAAGACCGCCGTCTGCGACATCCCACCACGCGGGCTCAAAATGGCAGCCACCTTCATCGGCAACAGCACGGCCATCCAGGAGCTCTTCAAGCGCATTTCCGAGCAGTTCACCGCTATGTTCCGCCGCAAAGCTTTCTTGCACTGGTACACCGGCGAGGGCATGGACGAGATGGAGTTCACCGAGGCAGAGAGCAACATGAACGACCTGGTGTCCGAGTACCAGCAGTACCAGGACGCCACCGCCGAAGAGGGCGAGTTCGAAGAGGAGGGCGAGGAGGAGGTCGCCTAA
- the tubb4bl gene encoding tubulin beta-4B chain isoform X1 has product MREIVHLQAGQCGNQIGAKFWEVISDEHGIDPTGTYHGDSDLQLDRISVYYNEASGGKYVPRAILVDLEPGTMDSVRSGPFGQIFRPDNFVFGQSGAGNNWAKGHYTEGAELVDSVLDVVRKEAESCDCLQGFQLTHSLGGGTGSGMGTLLISKIREEYPDRIMNTFSVVPSPKVSDTVVEPYNATLSVHQLVENTDETYCIDNEALYDICFRTLKLTTPTYGDLNHLVSATMSGVTTCLRFPGQLNADLRKLAVNMVPFPRLHFFMPGFAPLTSRGSQQYRSLSVPELTQQMFDAKNMMAACDPRHGRYLTVAAVFRGRMSMKEVDEQMLNVQNKNSSYFVEWIPNNVKTAVCDIPPRGLKMAATFIGNSTAIQELFKRISEQFTAMFRRKAFLHWYTGEGMDEMEFTEAESNMNDLVSEYQQYQDATAEEGEFEEEGEEEVA; this is encoded by the exons ATGCGCGAGATTGTGCACCTGCAAGCCGGCCAGTGCGGCAACCAGATCGGAGCCAAG ttctGGGAGGTTATCAGCGATGAGCACGGCATTGATCCAACAGGAACATATCATGGAGACAGTGACCTGCAGCTAGACAGGATCAGTGTTTACTACAATGAGGCCTcgg GAGGGAAGTACGTTCCCCGTGCCATCTTGGTGGACCTGGAGCCTGGCACGATGGATTCAGTTCGTTCTGGACCCTTTGGACAGATCTTCAGACCTGACAACTTTGTGTTTG GTCAGAGTGGTGCTGGAAACAACTGGGCCAAAGGTCACTACACAGAAGGAGCGGAGCTGGTGGACTCAGTACTTGATGTTGTCCGTAAGGAAGCAGAAAGCTGTGACTGCCTGCAAGGTTTTcagctcacacactctctcggcGGAGGCACCGGTTCCGGCATGGGAACCCTTCTCATCAGCAAGATCCGTGAGGAGTATCCCGACCGCATCATGAACACATTCAGCGTGGTGCCCTCGCCTAAGGTGTCCGACACCGTGGTGGAGCCTTATAATGCCACGCTGTCGGTCCACCAGCTCGTGGAGAACACAGACGAGACCTACTGCATCGACAACGAGGCTCTTTATGACATCTGCTTCCGCACGCTCAAGCTCACCACACCAACCTACGGTGACCTCAACCATCTCGTCTCCGCCACCATGAGCGGCGTGACAACCTGCCTCCGCTTCCCTGGCCAGCTCAACGCCGACCTTCGCAAACTGGCCGTCAACATGGTGCCCTTCCCACGTCTCCACTTTTTCATGCCCGGCTTCGCTCCCCTCACCAGTCGAGGCAGTCAGCAATACCGGTCGCTCTCAGTTCCTGAGCTCACGCAGCAGATGTTCGATGCCAAGAACATGATGGCCGCCTGCGACCCGCGTCACGGCCGCTACCTGACCGTGGCCGCCGTCTTCCGCGGGCGCATGTCCATGAAGGAGGTGGACGAGCAGATGCTGAACGTCCAAAACAAGAACAGCAGCTACTTCGTCGAGTGGATTCCCAACAACGTCAAGACCGCCGTCTGCGACATCCCACCACGCGGGCTCAAAATGGCAGCCACCTTCATCGGCAACAGCACGGCCATCCAGGAGCTCTTCAAGCGCATTTCCGAGCAGTTCACCGCTATGTTCCGCCGCAAAGCTTTCTTGCACTGGTACACCGGCGAGGGCATGGACGAGATGGAGTTCACCGAGGCAGAGAGCAACATGAACGACCTGGTGTCCGAGTACCAGCAGTACCAGGACGCCACCGCCGAAGAGGGCGAGTTCGAAGAGGAGGGCGAGGAGGAGGTCGCCTAA